The Gemmatimonadota bacterium genome has a segment encoding these proteins:
- a CDS encoding sulfurtransferase produces MRLREATPSLVVLDCREPNEWNLGRIPGALFIPRGILETNIEAAVPRDRPLVIYCASGNRSAFAADTLQQMGYTNVASMSGGFRGWVDAGGDVED; encoded by the coding sequence ATGCGGCTGCGGGAGGCGACGCCGTCCCTGGTCGTGCTCGATTGTCGCGAGCCTAACGAATGGAACCTCGGCCGCATTCCCGGGGCGCTGTTCATCCCGCGCGGGATCCTCGAGACGAACATCGAGGCGGCGGTCCCCCGGGACCGTCCCCTCGTGATCTACTGCGCCTCCGGCAATCGATCGGCTTTTGCCGCCGACACGCTCCAACAGATGGGGTACACCAATGTCGCCTCGATGAGCGGGGGCTTCCGCGGATGGGTCGACGCGGGCGGCGACGTCGAAGACTGA
- a CDS encoding dicarboxylate/amino acid:cation symporter: protein MSLTTKVLIALVAGLATGIAISVLEIPAITRLVPVIEPLGTLWINAIRMTVIPLVVGSIIVGVTAAPDPRTIGRVGGRALLLFVTLLVAGAVFAALVAPPLFALLPIDPAAADALRASASQSAGTAGESAQKLTRFSQWVIDLVPTNPVKAAADGALLPLIIFSVALGLAIGRISAEGRDVLRRFFTGVADSALTMVRWVLALAPVGVFALSVPLAARLGLSAAGALLGYIVVTSAVCVVFGLVVLYPLAAITGRISMPTFARAILPAQAVAFSARSSLASLPAMMDMARTRLALPEHVAAFFLPLAASTFRIGGALGITTGIVFIARLYGIELGPSQLASIVLTVVLTTFSIPGIPAGSIVAMVPAMMAAGVPVEGMGVLLAVDTVPDMFRTTANVTGDMAAAVVISRGESPAS, encoded by the coding sequence GTGAGCCTGACGACGAAAGTCCTTATTGCACTGGTGGCTGGCCTGGCCACGGGGATCGCGATCTCGGTCCTGGAGATCCCGGCGATCACCCGCCTCGTGCCGGTCATCGAGCCGCTGGGCACGCTGTGGATCAATGCCATCCGGATGACCGTGATCCCGCTGGTCGTCGGGAGCATCATCGTGGGGGTCACGGCGGCCCCGGATCCGCGCACGATTGGCCGCGTGGGAGGCCGCGCGCTGCTCCTGTTTGTCACCCTCCTCGTGGCCGGAGCGGTTTTCGCGGCGCTGGTCGCCCCGCCGCTGTTTGCCCTCCTGCCGATCGACCCCGCGGCGGCGGACGCGTTGCGGGCCAGTGCGTCGCAGTCGGCAGGCACCGCGGGGGAAAGCGCCCAGAAGCTCACACGTTTTTCCCAGTGGGTCATCGACCTGGTGCCGACGAACCCGGTGAAGGCCGCGGCGGACGGGGCGCTCCTCCCATTGATCATCTTCTCGGTGGCCCTTGGCCTCGCGATTGGCCGGATCTCCGCCGAGGGGCGCGACGTGCTCCGGCGGTTCTTTACCGGGGTGGCGGACAGTGCGTTGACAATGGTCCGGTGGGTGCTCGCCCTCGCACCAGTCGGCGTGTTCGCCCTGAGCGTGCCGCTGGCCGCCCGGCTGGGGCTCTCCGCCGCGGGCGCGCTGCTGGGATATATCGTGGTCACCTCCGCCGTCTGTGTGGTGTTTGGCCTGGTCGTGCTGTATCCCCTCGCGGCCATCACCGGGCGGATCTCGATGCCGACCTTCGCCCGCGCGATCCTCCCGGCGCAAGCCGTGGCGTTCAGCGCGCGATCCTCGCTCGCCTCGCTGCCGGCGATGATGGACATGGCCCGCACCCGCCTGGCGCTGCCGGAGCATGTGGCGGCGTTTTTCCTGCCGCTGGCGGCGTCGACCTTTCGCATCGGCGGCGCGTTAGGCATCACGACGGGGATCGTGTTCATCGCCCGCCTCTATGGCATTGAGCTGGGCCCGTCGCAGCTCGCGAGCATCGTCCTCACCGTGGTGCTCACGACGTTCAGCATCCCCGGGATCCCCGCCGGGTCCATCGTGGCCATGGTGCCGGCGATGATGGCCGCCGGCGTGCCCGTTGAGGGGATGGGCGTTTTGCTGGCCGTGGACACGGTCCCCGACATGTTTCGGACCACGGCGAACGTCACCGGTGACATGGCCGCCGCCGTAGTCATCAGCCGTGGGGAATCGCCCGCGTCCTGA